The stretch of DNA aagctcaggagtttgagaccaccctgggcgacatggtgaaaccccatctctactaacatacaaaaaattagccgggcgcagtggcaggcacctgtagtcccagcaactcaggaggctgaaacaagagaattggccgggcacggtggctcaagcctgtaatcccagcactttgggaggccgagacaggtggatcacgaggtcaggagatcgagaccatcctggctaacacggtgaaaccccgtctctactaaaaactacaaaaaactagccgggcgacgtggcagtgcctgtagtcccagctacccgggaggctgagacaggagaatggcataaacccaggaggcggagcttgcagtgagctgagatccggccacagcactccagcctgggtgacagagcgagactccgtctcaaaaaaaaaaaaaagaaaagaaaaacaagagaattacttgaacccagaaggtagagtttgcagtaagctgagattgctccagggcgctccagcctaggtgaaagagcaggcctccatctcaaaaataaataaatgaataaaataaaaaacattcagtATTATGACCCCCAAAAccacagtgttttcttttttcttttctttttttttttttttgagacagagtctcactttgtcacccaggctggaatgcagtggcacaatctcaactcactgcaacctctgtctcccgggttcaagcgattctcctgcctcagcctcccaagtagctgggactacaggcacatgccaccacgcccccctaatttttgtatttttagtagagatgtaatttcaccatattggctatgcttgtctcaaactactgaccttgtgatccacccacctcagcctcccaaccaaagtgctgggattacaggcgtgtgctccCGGCCAGAGTGTTTTCATAATACAAACTACAGAAAGCTTGGCAAAATCTTCAGTGAAGTGAATGCAGCCATTTCAACAGGGAAACTTGTTCCTTTAAGGGCATATCAAAATCTGTGGGAGGACATAGATTTTTAAGTTTATCCAAAGGAATCAGTATTTCAAAAGATTAAAACACTGCTTAGAGCACCACACTACAGTTTTCTCATTAGTGCCCAGCAGCACATGTGCTCTGAGCCTTGAGTAGCAGAGAGTAATAGAACGACAAGTAAAATGTATTCCCTACCTTCTGAAAGTCCACAGTCTAGGAGGGACTACGTAATTGTTTATTCACTTAGTATTTATATCCCACTCTGTTCTAAAAACAGATTAAAACTGGCTCACACTTAATCAGAAATAACTTGAATGCAAGAGAGATGGGGACAAATGcacataaaaggaaaatgaagattaGAGGATTCTAttaaggttggtgcaaaattaattgcagcttttgccattaaaagtactTGAGCCCataatttcaagaccagcctgggcaacatagcaaaaccctgtctacaaaaaatacaaaaattggccggccgcagtggctcacacctataatcctagctctttgggaggccaaggcaggcggatagcttgagctcaggagttcaaactCAGcctggggcacatggtgaaaccctgtctctacaaaaaattagccaggtgtggtggcacacacttgtagtcccagctgcttgggggcgctaaggcaggaagatcgcttgagcccaggaggttgaggcagcagtgagcccaCAAGACTGCacctgtctcaaaatagaaaaaattagctgggcatggtggtgcacgattgtagtcccagctactcaagagggtgaggtgggaggatcgcttgaacctgagaggtcgaggctgcagtgagctgtgatcatgccactgcatcagCCTaagtgacagcaagaccctgtcacaaaaaaacacagagtggccaggcgcggtggctcaagcctgtaatctcagcactttgggaggccgagacgggcggatcacaaggtcaggagatcgagaccatcctggctaacccggtgaaaccccgtctctactaaaatatacaaaaaaaaaaaaaaaaaaaaaaaaaaaaactagccgggcgaggtagcgggcgcctgtagtcccagctactcgggaggctgaggcaggagaatggcgtaaacccgggaggcggagcttgcagtgagctgagatccagccactgcactccagcctgggcgacagagcgagactccgtctcaaaaaacaaacaaacaaaataaaaacatagagtgctggccgggcgcggtggctcacacctgtaatcccagcactttgggaggctgaggcaggtggatcacgaggtcaggagatcgagaccatctggctaacacggtgaaaccctgtctctactaaaaatacaaaaaaatagccgggcgtggtggcaggcgcctgtagtcccagctactcagaaggctgaggcaggagaatggcatgaacctgggaggcagaacttatagtcagctgagatcgcgccactgcactccagcctaggagacagagcaagactgagactccgtctcaaaaaaaaaaaaaaaaaaaaccagagtgcAGATAACCTTTAGTCCCTAGCATGGgcctgaatgaatgaagaatggaGAAAAGAATTGCATGGCCCCAAAGAACAAATTTTTGCTCCTACATGTGACACTATCCTTCAGCCCCAAAGACCTTGGACTCTGGCCGCTCTTTCCCCAGGTTAAAAGACGTCAGTTCCTGTCATGTCCAATGGGCCTACCCTGTACTGCTGAACCTCTTCATCTCGTTTTTGCCTCACAAGTGAGATCTGGTCCTCCAGGTTCCTGTTTTGCAGGTGGAGCTGCCGGGCCTCTGCTTGCAAGGGTCTCAGAGCCTCCTTCATCTCCTGGATCTCAGCCTGGGTTTTCTGCAGAGCTTTGGTCCCAGCTTCTTTCCTCTCTAGGAGCCGCAGGAGCTGAGGCTCATACTCCTCCTCCAGGCCCTGGCGGCTCTCTGCCATGAGATTTTCAAACTGGGCAGAGAGTCGCCGGCTTTCCTGGAGAAAGTGCCCATCCCTCTGGCTTGGAGGGGCTTCTAGTTGTTGCCGCAACTGCTCCTTCTGCTTCTGATAGGCATCCCGGAGCTGGGCCAGTTCCTCTGAGAGTTGGGTTGCCCTCGTAGTCAGCACTTCCCGGAAATCAGCAAACTGAGCCACAGTCCTGCTGGCGGCACTCCAGCTGGTATTGGTAGGCCACACATTCCTTCATCACCTTGAAAAGCTTCTGCTTGACCAGCCGGATCTCCTCCCTTAGGCCATCTCTCTCCAGCTCTGCTTGGGCATGGAGCTTGTAGGCAGCCAGGATGTCCTGATGGACCTGCTGTACCTCCTGCAGGGCTGGTTCCCGGAGCAATACAAGCTCATGGATGAGCTGATCCCTCTCCTCTTCCAGCTGGGCCACAGCTTGGACACACTGCTGGAAACGCCCTTCTAGCAATTCCAGGTCCTCTATGCTCAGGTTCTCCTCTATGCTGGGGCTCGGCTCGGCTCTGAGGCTCTCCTCAGGGTTAGATTTCTCCGCCTTTGTGACTGTCTCTCCCTCATAAACAACCTGCTCTGGGTTTGTGGGCTTTCCTGGCTCCACAGGCCCCTCCACAAACTGCATCCAATCTGGCTCCATGGTTTCCTCCATACTCACTGTCTCCTCTGGATTCCCAGGCTCCTCCCCATGCAGAGCCTCATCTGGCTGCATGGCCTCTTCAATATACAGGGCCTCCTCTGGCTTCTCAGTCTCTTGCACATAGAGTGTCTCATCAAAGTCCCCTGTGTCCTCCAGGTAGAGAATGTCTTCGAGGTTTAAGTACCCCTCTGAAGATAGAgtaacttctgggttcaaggctTCTGCCTCATTTAGGGATTCAGAGTTCTCTGGAAGAGGAGAATTGGCTTCTGCTCTTGTTTTCCTGCAAAAGAAATGATTGAAAGTGAAAAGGCAGCCACAATCCCAGGATGGTGCAATCCTGGAGCCAGCAGCCACGGGTCTAGACTACCCCAGGTTCTTAGATGTCAGCAGCCACTCGTCTGCTCCCTCCACTCTGTCAATCCACCCCTTCACACACCCAACCACTGTGTAGATCCCCTGCCAGCCTCCCAGTGACATCACCATATGGTCTCTGCTTATCCAGCTCCAAGGACTCGAGATACCTGAGGCACCACTGTTTGTTccacaattataatttttttttctttgagatggagtcccactctgttgccaaggctggagggcagtggtgcaatctcggctcactgcaacctctgcaccctggttcatgcaattctcttgcctccgcctcccaagtagcaccaccatgccatttttttttttttttttttttttttttggtgggtgatGGAGTCTTaggctctgtctccaggctggagtgcagtggtgcgatcttggctcactgcaacttctgcctcccaggttcaagtgattctcctgcctcagcctcctgagtagctgggattacaggtgcacaccaccatgcccggttaatttttgtatttttagtgcagatggggtttcaccatgttagtcaggctggtctcaaactcctggcctcgtgatctgcccgctttggcctcccaaagtgctgggattataggcgtaagccaccgcacccaacccagttctaataaaattttttttttttttttttttttttttgagacggagtctcacgctgtcgcccaggctggagtgcaatggccggatctcagctcactgcaagccctgcctcctgggtttacgccattctcctgcctcagcctcccaagtagctgggactacaggtgcccgccacgtcgcccggctagttttttgtattttttagtagagacggggtttcaccgtgttagccaggatggtctcgatctcctgacctcatgatccgcccgtctcggcctcccaaagtactgggattacaggcttgagccaccgcgcccggccttctaatAAAATTATAACGTTGAGATTAAAACcttccttttaactttttttttctttcagatggagtcttgctctgccacccaggctggagtacagtggtgccatttcagcctccgcctcccaagtagctgggactacagacatatgccaccacactcagctaatttttgtatttttagtagagatggggttttaccatgttggccaggctggtctcaaactcctgacctcaagtgatccgccctcttcagccccccaaagtgttgggattacaggcattgagccactacacccagtccTTCCTTGTAACTTTTAGCCGCTGGATTTACCTGATACTTCCTTCTAGGATCAGATATTTCAACCTTCTTTTCCATGTAATTTATCTAAACACTTAAAGATAACCAtggtcagccaggtgtggtggctcacacctgtaatctcagcactctgggagaccaaagcaggtggattacctgaggttgggagttcaagaccagcctgaccaacatggagaaatcccatctctactaaaaatacaaaattagccaggcatggtggtgcatgcctgtaatctcagatattcgggaggctgaggcaagagaatctcttgaacccgagcggcggaggttgcagtgacatgagatcacaccattgcactccagcctgagcaacaagagcgaaactccatctcaaaaaaaaaaaaaaaaaaaaaaaaaggccaggcgcggtggctcacaactgtaatcccagcactctgggaggcctaggagggtggatcacgaggtcaggagatcgagaccatcctggctaacacagtgaaacccccgtctctactaaaaaacacaaaaaattagccaggcatagtggcaggcgcctgtagtcccagctactccagaggctgaggcaggagaatagcgtgaacctgggaggccgagcttgcagtgagccgagatcgcaccactgcactccagcctgggtgacagagcaagactccatctcaaaaaataaacaaataaaataaaaaataaccatggttaagtgcagtggctcatgtctgtaatcccagcactttgggagaccaagacctcttgagtccaggagtttgaggccagcgtGGGCAAAaaaaacatggcgaaaccccatctctacaaaaaaatacaaaaaattagctgggcatgatggcgcacacctgtagtcccagatactcgggaggctgtggtgggagaatcacctgagcttgggaggttgaggccgtggtaagccgtgattgcacccctctgcactccagcctaggcaacagagaccctgtcttaaaaaaaaaaaaaggggccgggcgcggtggctcaagcctgtaatcccagcactttgggaggccgagacgggcggatcacgaggtcaggagatcgagaccatcctggctaacacggtgaaaccccgtctctactaaaaatacaaaaactagccgggcgaggtggcgggcgcctgtagtcccagctactcaggaggctgaggcaggagaatggcgtaaacccgggaggcggagcttgcagtgagctgagatctggccactgcactccagtctgggcgacagagcgagactctgcctcaaaaaaaaaaaaaaaaaaaaaaaaggccgggtgcagtggctcaagcctgtaatactttgggaggccgagatgggcggatcacgaggtcaggagatcgagaccatcctggctaacacagtgaaaccccgtctctactaaaaaatacaaaaaggccgggcgcggtggctcaagcctgtaatcccagcactttgggaggccgaggcgggcggatcacgaggtcaggagatcgagaccatcctggctaacacggtgaaaccccgtctctactaaaaatacaaaaaattagccgggcgtggtggtgcgcacctgtagtcccagctacttggaggctgaggcaggagaatggcgtgaacctgggaggcggagcttgcagtgagccaagatcgcgccactgcactccaacctgggtaacacagcgagactccgtctcaaaaaaaaaaaaaaaaaaaaaaaaatacaaaaaaactagccgggcgaggtggcgggcgcctatagtcccacccactcgggaggctgaggtaggagaatggcgtgaacccgggaggcggagcttgcagtgagctgagatccagccactgcactccagcctgggtgacagagcgagactccgtctcaaaaaaaaaaaaaaaaaaacagcttatcTTTGTTATTCCAAACATGTCCAGGTTTCCAGCGCCCTCTTCATTTATGTCATATCCTTGTGACACAAGTGACACCTTTCAGACCGTCACTctcttgaggatttttttttttttttaatttacctttaTTCTTAAGTTCCCCAAGAGCTAGAAATTGGGATGGGTATCAAAAGCAGTGCTCcagggccaggcgaggtggctcacacctgttatcccagcactttgggaggccaagacaggtggatcacctgagctcgggagttcgagaccagcctggcgaacatggtgaaaccctgtctctactaaaaatataaaacttagcagggcatggtggtgcatgcctgtaacctcagctactcaggaggctgaggcacaagaatggcttgaacatgggaattagaggttgcagcgagatcacaccacagcctgggcgacaggccaggactccatctcaaaaaaaaaaaaaaaaaaagcaggccgggcacagtggttcacgctggtaatcccagcactttgggaggctgaggcaggtggatcacgaggtcaggaaatcgagaccagcctggctaacacggtgaaaccctgtctctactaaaaatgcaaaaaaaaaaacccaaaaattagctgggcacggtggcaggcgcctgtagtcccagctactggggaggctgaggcagaagaatggtgtgaacccaggaggcggaggagcttgcagtgagccgagatcgcaccactgcactccagcctgggcgaaagagcgagactatgtctcaaaaaaaaaaaaaaaaaaaaagtttttcatacCAAGTGCTTGTAAGcaacatttcttgtttctgtaaaAGTTCATCTTGTTAGAACTGGCCCACCCTTCTAGCCTGTCAAAGGCTCTTGAAGTCAGATTCTATCATTCCGACATCTGAGCTCTTTGACCCAGCTGCCTATTGCCTGCCAGCTCAGTCAGTTGCCAATGGGGAGTGCTCTCTTGCTGCTTTGCCGCACAAATGCAAATGGCTTTGGTCTTTCctgtctctgttttttgttttttgttttttgttttttttttgagatggagtctccctctgtcacccaggagtgagtacagtggcgtgatcatagctcactgcagccccaacctccctggctcaagccatcctcctgcctcagcctcctgggtagctaggactacaggcatgtagcaCCACACCCgctaattatttaactttttgtagagatgaagtctcactatgttgctcaggctggtctcaaactcctgagctcaagcaatcctcccacctagacctcccaaagtcctgggattataggcatgagccaccacatccggccataGGCAAGAAATCTTCAGACAGCTCTTTCCCTCCCCTGTATAGCCAGTTCACTGAGAAgtgacctttcttttctttttctttttgagatggagtctcactctgtcgcccaggctagagtgcagtggcgtgatctcagctcactgcaacctctgcctcctgggttcaagtgattctcctgcctcagcctcctgagtagctgggactataggtccacaccaccacgccccgctgatttttgtatatttagtagagacagggtttcaccatgttggccaggatggtctcaatctcctgacctcatgatccacctgcctcggcctcccaaagtgctgggattacaggcatgagtcaccacgcccggccaaaaagtAACCTTTCTATCTTAGAATGACTACAGTCTCCAtccccctcttctttttttttttttttttttttttgagacagagtctggctctgtcgcccaggctggagtgcagtggccgcatctcagctcactgcaagctccgcctctccggttttacgccattctcctgcctcagcctcccgagtagctgggactacaggcgcccaccacctcgcccagctagttttttgtattttttagtggagacggggtttcaccatgttagccaggatggtctcgatctcctgacctcgtgatctgcccgtctcggcctcccaaagtgctgggattacaggtttgagccaccgcgcccggcctccatccCCCTCTTCTGCATCCCACTATCAGGGCCCCACTCCAAGTCATCATGTCTCACTGGCACTTCTGTCCTGGTCTTCTAAAAGGActtcctcctctcctcacccCAATCTATTCTCTACACCACCACAGTTAACTTGCTACAACACAGAGTTAACTATTGCTCCACTTCACCAATAAATACCCAAACTGCTAGGCATGGTTTCAAGGTCCTTAAAGATGTGGCCCAaacatactgtattttttttctttttttgagacagtctcgctctgttgcccaggctggagtgcagtggcacaatctcggctcactgcaacctccgcctcccgggttcaagaaattctctgcctcagcctcccgagtagctgggattacaggcgcccaccaccatgcctggctaattttttgtatttttagtagagacagggttgcactatcttggccaggctggtctcaaactactgaccttgtgatccgctcgcctcagcctcccaaagtgctgggattacaggcatcagccaccgtgcctggccccaaacatACCTTTGTTAGCCGCCTCTCACATTATTCCTGCAACCCACCCAATGCTTGACATCCCAGAGCATGCATTAACTTTTTACACTTCCTACTCTTAGCCCACAGTGTCCAGCTGAGAAATGCAGCTTCTCAAAAACCAGATAAAGAGAGAACAACCCTGTACTACCTGGGAAGGCAGAGCTCCTAGAGCCAGGGCCAGGAAGGATGCACCTGTTCAGTCAGCCAAACCCACTCTGATATTCAATAGTCCCTGCTTTCCCAGCAGACGGCCCTTTCATCATTCTCTTGCCGAGCCGCCCACCTTGGAATGACTTCACTGTGTTCAAGATCATTCTAGGCATTTTACATGAACACTCATTTACAGAATCCTCATCAACtattggctgggagtggtggctcacgcctgtaatcccagcactttgggagtccgaggcaggtggatcacctgaggtcaggagtttgagaccagcctggccaacatggtgaaactccgtctctactaaaaatacaaaaaaatgccgggcgcggtggctcaagcctgtaatcccagcactttgggaggctgagacgggcggatcacgaggtcaggagatcgagaccatcctggctaatacggcgaaaccccgtctctactaaaaaatacaaaaaactagccgggcgacaaggcgggcgcctgtagtcccagctactcgggaggctgagacaggagaatagcgtgaacccgggaggcggagcttgcagtgagctgagatccggccaccgcactccagcctgggcggcagagcaagactccgtctcaaaaaaaaaaaaaaaaaattagctgggcatggtggcgcgtgcctgtaatcccagctactcgggaggctgaagcaggaggatcgcttgaacccgggaggcagaggttgcagtgaactgagattgtgccattgccctccagcctgagcaacaagagcaagactatctcaaaagaaaaaagaaaaaaagaatcctcaTCTATTATTCCCATGTAATAGATGAAGAAGCCAATGCACTGAGTAAATAACTCATACAAGGTTCCACAACTGTTGTAAGTGGTGGAGGTTGGAGGAGGCCTGCGGTATTTATCACCCTCCTAGGATAGGCGTGAGGTTCAAAAGAGATAAATATAGCACATATAATAGAGCCTGGCACGCAGCAGTCACGATatatcctctgcctcctgggttcaagcaattctcctgcctcagcttcccaagtagctgggattacaggcacatgccaccacgcctggctaattttttgtatttttagtagaaccggggtttcactatgttggccgggctggtcttgaactcttgatctcaggtgatctgcccaccttggcctcccaaagtgctgggattacaggtgtgaaccactgcgcccagcctacaatATACTTCTATCTACCTAACAAATTTGTACTCATCCTTCAAGCCCTGCTCAAACTTAATGTCTTCCATAAAGTATCTCCCAGATAACCCCATCTGTGTTCTCAGGATACTCTGTATGCAGCACATCTTCACACTTACTGCTCCAGTTACAGAAGTGCATGTGTCTGTCTCCCTGATAGTGAGTTTCCTAAGGACAAGCAGAGTTCTCATTCTGCTCTATATCCTAGGGTGGGGCTCTGTAACGGCAGACAGGCAGAAACCAGATGGACTCCAAGGAGGAAATCTGCCCAAGGTCGAATGGCAAAGCTGAAAGTAGAACCCAGGCCTCCTGACCTCCAAGCTGTGCTGCTAGCACACATCGTGTTGCTTCCGCCACCCCACCCATGGTGCCAGGCCTCTGCTGGGTGCTGCCCTCACACAGCCGCCTCTTTTAaacagagagaggagggaaagaagcaGATGACAGGAGGCTCAGAGGAGAGGAAGCCAGCTTAGCTGGGGCCCCTGACCTCAGGCTTCCTTGGGCCCTGGGCAGCCTGCCTCTGCCACTctgtccctgtccccagaggaccGCAGAGCTCTCCAACCCTGTTCAGGGATGTGGCTGGGAGTGCATGTGACACTGTGCAGGCAAGAATCCATGTGTCTGACTGTGTAGCTGTAGGTGTGGACAGCAGtatgggtgagtgtgtgtgtgtaagaccgCTCAGCTTTTTGCCCCTGTGTGACAGTGATGCACCCTCACCTCTTGGTACACTGGGAAGTCCCAGAGCCACAGTATGACCTGGGACAGAAATACTCGCCTCTCACCCCAAACCCCTCAGCCACAGGTCCCTTTCCCCACTAATCAGCGGTGCCCTGCCAGCAGGGATAGTGGGGAGGGCCCCTGGCCCCTTCCCCCATCTATCCCAGGCAAGACCGGAGAGAACAAGTCCTGACAGACTCTTAACTTCAAGCTGGCAAATGCCCAGCCTTGCACCAAGTGGCTTCCACACCGCCAATTCAGCAGGGGAGGCCTCCGTCTCCAGCTGACATTTGCAGGGAGGAATGAAGGCAAGCGAGAAGTGTCTTTGGCTGCTATTGGCCAAATGGCACTTGGGCGGTGGATGCCCACTCGCCCGGAAGGGTTAATTCTCATGCAGCcccgggagggggaggggtaTTACAAAAAGCCACAGACAAACGGAGGTGCCAGGACCCCGACTCCCCATGTCCCCTCACGAGG from Rhinopithecus roxellana isolate Shanxi Qingling chromosome 12, ASM756505v1, whole genome shotgun sequence encodes:
- the SYNC gene encoding LOW QUALITY PROTEIN: syncoilin (The sequence of the model RefSeq protein was modified relative to this genomic sequence to represent the inferred CDS: deleted 1 base in 1 codon): MASPEPRRGGDGAAQAARKTRAEANSPLPENSESLNEAEALNPEVTLSSEGYLNLEDILYLEDTGDFDETLYVQETEKPEEALYIEEAMQPDEALHGEEPGNPEETVSMEETMEPDWMQFVEGPVEPGKPTNPEQVVYEGETVTKAEKSNPEESLRAEPSPSIEENLSIEDLELLEGRFQQCVQAVAQLEEERDQLIHELVLLREPALQEVQQVHQDILAAYKLHAQAELERDGLREEIRLVKQKLFKVMKECVAYQYQLECRQQDVAQFADFREVLTTRATQLSEELAQLRDAYQKQKEQLRQQLEAPPSQRDGHFLQESRRLSAQFENLMAESRQGLEEEYEPQLLRLLERKEAGTKALQKTQAEIQEMKEALRPLQAEARQLHLQNRNLEDQISLVRQKRDEEVQQYREQLEEMEERQRQLRSGVQVQQQKNKEMEQLRLSLAEELSTYKGCLEIYGQICNPETAKNFLAKDH